In Populus nigra chromosome 10, ddPopNigr1.1, whole genome shotgun sequence, the following proteins share a genomic window:
- the LOC133704274 gene encoding uncharacterized protein LOC133704274, producing the protein MGKAERERLNQTLSGHLNTIHETLQLLDQTPASSLDKLSWDDVVKTGDQVSKQATIVGMLWTGETPEAKAVEENMVTYFNTLQGLLLLSHGSMVGAGPTLSSAIHASIKQVVDCSFKLMMETVSSYGSRNKDFKLVVPQLVGAVWEACDALKKTPASNITAIGRAMTQVAVSVKDVLREMKELKPGPSNQTEAASHDVASHDDTRLNDNDSLSDDLGNDLSPEEMKVAQSAIGVMTETVVVLKELIRTITGLLKQEKPKDSGNFVDTLEKLLKLCQEIGVQIDELGASLYPPQEFPALKAALEEISSIIDEVRSKVESLTSPSEAIFQACNDLKSSMKQMEVTLDCCRTSELESIMQNVSLG; encoded by the exons atgggaaAAGCGGAGAGAGAGCGTCTGAATCAAACTCTGAGTGGGCACCTTAACACCATCCACGAGACCCTTCAG CTGTTGGATCAAACACCAGCTTCGTCGCTTGATAAACTGAGCTGGGATGATGTTGTTAAAACGGGTGATCAAGTCTCCAAGCAAGCTACTATCG TTGGAATGCTTTGGACTGGGGAAACACCAGAAGCTAAAGCAGTTGAAGAAAACATGGTAACATACTTCAATACATTGCAGGGTCTGCTTCTGCTTTCTCATGGAAGTATGGTTGGTGCAGGACCTACTCTTTCATCTGCTATCCATGCATCCATTAAGCAAGTTGTTGACTGCAGTTTTAAGTTGATGATGGAAACTGTCTCCTCGTATG GATCTCGCAATAAGGACTTCAAACTTGTAGTACCACAATTAGTTGGTGCGGTATGGGAAGCATGCGATGCTCTTAAGAAGACTCCAGCTTCAAATATCACAGCAATTGGGCGAGCAATGACACAGGTTGCAGTTTCAGTGAAGGATGTTCTTCGGGAGATGAAGGAGCTCAAACCAGGTCCTTCCAATCAAACAGAAGCAGCTTCTCATGATGTTGCTTCTCATGATGATACTAGACTCAATGACAATGATAGCCTGAGTGATGATCTAGGCAATGACTTGTCACCTGAAGAGATGAAAGTTGCTCAATCAGCTATTGGGGTTATGACTGAGACAGTTGTAGTCCTAAAAGAACTCATCCGCACTATTACTGGTTTGCTTAAACAGGAAAAGCCTAAAGACAGTGGCAATTTCGTGGACACTCTGGAGAAGTTATTGAAGCTGTGCCAAGAAATCGGAGTGCAGATTGATGAGCTTGGAGCCTCTCTTTATCCCCCGCAAGAATTTCCAGCTTTGAAGGCAGCTTTGGAGGAAATATCTAGTATTATTGATGAAGTGCGGTCGAAGGTGGAAAGTTTGACAAGCCCTTCGGAAGCTATTTTCCAGGCATGCAATGATTTGAAAAGCTCAATGAAACAAATGGAAGTGACGCTGGATTGCTGTAGGACCAGCGAATTAGAATCCATAATGCAGAATGTTTCTCTAGGCTAA
- the LOC133704964 gene encoding origin of replication complex subunit 4-like isoform X3 produces MGIENLAQKAQILIRSRLCNPNFIFKPLSDSPDSNYSKLKFIISSSIMEACNNSVLLLGPRGSGKVAVLELVLSDLLEEYPDTITVIRLNGLLHSEDNSAFKEIARQLCMEHHLLFSKMASFDDNSQFMIAMLRECGLAHKTVIFALDEFDLFAQGKQRLLYSLLDAMQSVTSQAVVVGVSCRLDADQLLEKRVRSRFSHRKLLFLPPSKEDVQRLLEHILSLPMDSSLAHDYTAEFNEKLQSILADERFKEIISNYLNSNSTTNHLLRFLFIAISNMELKSGFLSLENFKDALSSIQRQPKQECIKDCSILELYILVCMKRLEIREQNSYNFSSVMKEYKSIHDSFPTSDYYAQNVCLRAFEHLLQRGLICFTDNRGHSQSIEFRQVKLVVSYAELQEGLKSYRSCPAILLKLIDR; encoded by the exons ATGGGAATCGAAAATCTAGCCCAGAAAGCACAAATTCTGATAAGGAGCAGACTCTGTAACCCTAATTTCATCTTCAAGCCTCTCTCTGATTCCCCTGACAGCAACTACAG TAAGTTGAAGTTTATAATATCGAGTTCGATCATGGAGGCTTGCAACAATTCTGTTCTGCTTCTTGGACCCCGTGGTTCTGGCAAAGTCGCG GTATTGGAGCTTGTTCTCAGCGACTTACTGGAGGAATATCCCGACACAATCACTGTC ATCAGATTGAATGGGCTATTGCATAGTGAGGACAACTCTGCCTTCAAG GAAATTGCCAGACAACTATGTATGGAGCATCATTTGTTGTTCTCAAAAATG GCTTCTTTTGACGATAACTCCCAGTTTATGATAGCCATGTTAAG GGAGTGTGGATTAGCACATAAAACAGTTATTTTTGCACTTGATGAGTTTGACCTATTTGCCCAG GGGAAACAACGACTACTTTATAGCTTATTGGATGCGATGCAATCTGTAACATCTCAGGCTGTTGTTGTTGGTGTTAGTTGCCGATTG GATGCGGATCAGCTTTTGGAAAAAAGAGTGAGATCTCGGTTTTCTCATAGGAAGTTACTGTTTCTTCCTCCATCTAAGGAAGATGTACAAAG ATTGCTGGAGCACATCCTATCTTTGCCAATGGACTCAAGTCTTGCCCATGACTACACTGCTGAGTTCAATGAAAagcttcaa AGTATTTTAGCAGACGAGAGATTCAAAGAAATCATCAGCAATTATCTGAACTCCAATTCTACCACCAATCATTTATTGAGATTTCT ATTTATTGCCATCTCAAATATGGAATTGAAATCGGGGTTCTTGTCACTTGAGAACTTCAAAGATGCACTTTCGAGCATCCAAAGGCAACCAAAGCAGGAATGCATAAAAG ATTGCTCCATCTTGGAACTCTACATCCTTGTATGCATGAAAAGGTTGGAaattagagagcaaaattcttACAACTTCAGTTCAGTAATGAAAG AGTACAAAAGCATACATGATTCATTCCCGACATCTGATTATTATGCGCAAAATGTTTGCTTACGG GCATTTGAACACCTCCTTCAACGTGGGTTAATTTGTTTCACAGACAACAGAGGTCACAGTCAATCTATTGAATTCCGTCAAGTGAAGCTTGTGGTCTCGTATGCTGAACTACAAGAGGGGCTGAAATCGTATCGATCCTGTCCT GCCATTcttctaaaattaattgatcGCTGA
- the LOC133704964 gene encoding origin of replication complex subunit 4-like isoform X2 codes for MGIENLAQKAQILIRSRLCNPNFIFKPLSDSPDSNYSKLKFIISSSIMEACNNSVLLLGPRGSGKVAVLELVLSDLLEEYPDTITVIRLNGLLHSEDNSAFKEIARQLCMEHHLLFSKMASFDDNSQFMIAMLRECGLAHKTVIFALDEFDLFAQGKQRLLYSLLDAMQSVTSQAVVVGVSCRLDADQLLEKRVRSRFSHRKLLFLPPSKEDVQRLLEHILSLPMDSSLAHDYTAEFNEKLQSILADERFKEIISNYLNSNSTTNHLLRFLFIAISNMELKSGFLSLENFKDALSSIQRQPKQECIKDCSILELYILVCMKRLEIREQNSYNFSSVMKEYKSIHDSFPTSDYYAQNVCLRAFEHLLQRGLICFTDNRGHSQSIEFRQVKLVVSYAELQEGLKSYRSCPVSYSQNSTCF; via the exons ATGGGAATCGAAAATCTAGCCCAGAAAGCACAAATTCTGATAAGGAGCAGACTCTGTAACCCTAATTTCATCTTCAAGCCTCTCTCTGATTCCCCTGACAGCAACTACAG TAAGTTGAAGTTTATAATATCGAGTTCGATCATGGAGGCTTGCAACAATTCTGTTCTGCTTCTTGGACCCCGTGGTTCTGGCAAAGTCGCG GTATTGGAGCTTGTTCTCAGCGACTTACTGGAGGAATATCCCGACACAATCACTGTC ATCAGATTGAATGGGCTATTGCATAGTGAGGACAACTCTGCCTTCAAG GAAATTGCCAGACAACTATGTATGGAGCATCATTTGTTGTTCTCAAAAATG GCTTCTTTTGACGATAACTCCCAGTTTATGATAGCCATGTTAAG GGAGTGTGGATTAGCACATAAAACAGTTATTTTTGCACTTGATGAGTTTGACCTATTTGCCCAG GGGAAACAACGACTACTTTATAGCTTATTGGATGCGATGCAATCTGTAACATCTCAGGCTGTTGTTGTTGGTGTTAGTTGCCGATTG GATGCGGATCAGCTTTTGGAAAAAAGAGTGAGATCTCGGTTTTCTCATAGGAAGTTACTGTTTCTTCCTCCATCTAAGGAAGATGTACAAAG ATTGCTGGAGCACATCCTATCTTTGCCAATGGACTCAAGTCTTGCCCATGACTACACTGCTGAGTTCAATGAAAagcttcaa AGTATTTTAGCAGACGAGAGATTCAAAGAAATCATCAGCAATTATCTGAACTCCAATTCTACCACCAATCATTTATTGAGATTTCT ATTTATTGCCATCTCAAATATGGAATTGAAATCGGGGTTCTTGTCACTTGAGAACTTCAAAGATGCACTTTCGAGCATCCAAAGGCAACCAAAGCAGGAATGCATAAAAG ATTGCTCCATCTTGGAACTCTACATCCTTGTATGCATGAAAAGGTTGGAaattagagagcaaaattcttACAACTTCAGTTCAGTAATGAAAG AGTACAAAAGCATACATGATTCATTCCCGACATCTGATTATTATGCGCAAAATGTTTGCTTACGG GCATTTGAACACCTCCTTCAACGTGGGTTAATTTGTTTCACAGACAACAGAGGTCACAGTCAATCTATTGAATTCCGTCAAGTGAAGCTTGTGGTCTCGTATGCTGAACTACAAGAGGGGCTGAAATCGTATCGATCCTGTCCTGTAAGTTACTCCCAGAATAGTACCTGTTTCTGA
- the LOC133705856 gene encoding CDP-diacylglycerol--serine O-phosphatidyltransferase 1-like — protein MELNGLKKARGTDHLNQTNGDLALASVGAVDPWTAWAYKPRTISLLLIGACFLIWASGALDPEISTSGDVVTSVKRGVWAMIAVFLGYCLLQAPSTILIRPHPAIWRLVHGLAIVYLVALTFLLFQKRDDARQFMKFLHPDLGVELPERSYGADCRFYVPENPTSRFKNVWDTLFDEFVLAHIFGWWGKAILIRNQPLLWVLSIGFELMEFTFRHMLPNFNECWWDSIVLDILICNWFGIWAGMHTVRYFDGKTYEWVGISRQPNIMGRVKRTLGQFTPAQWDKDEWHPLLGPWRFIQVLSLCIVFLMVELNTFFLKFCLWVPPRNPMIVYRLILWWLIAIPTTREYNSYLQDRKPVKKVGAFCWLSLAICIVELLICIKFGHGLYPKPMPVWLAIFWTSVGVGLVIFLIMWSWKSLGRKRR, from the exons ATGGAGCTGAATGGTCTAAAGAAAGCGAGGGGAACGGACCATCTTAATCAAACAAATGGTGATCTGGCATTAGCAAGTGTTGGTGCTGTAGATCCCTGGACTGCATGGGCATATAAGCCGCGTACTATTTCGTTGTTACTTATTGGTGCTTGCTTTCTAAT ATGGGCAAGTGGAGCCCTTGATCCAGAGATCAGCACATCTGGTGATGTTGTTACATCTGTGAAAAG GGGTGTATGGGCAATGATTGCagtttttcttggttattgCTTGCTACAGGCCCCCTCGAC GATTTTAATAAGGCCACATCCAGCAATTTGGCGCTTGGTTCATGGATTGGCGATTGTTTATCTTGTTGCCCTGACATTTTTGCTTTTTCAG AAGCGTGATGATGCTCGGCAATTTATGAAGTTTCTCCACCCTGACCTTGGAGTTG AACTACCTGAAAGATCATATGGTGCTGATTGCCGCTTTTATGTGCCTGAAAATCCTACAAGCAGGTTTAAGAATGTTTGG GACACTCTTTTTGATGAATTTGTTCTAGCGCATATCTTTGGATGGTGGGGCAAGGCTATTTTAATCCGTAATCAGCCACTTCTGTGGGTATTGTCAATTGGATTTGAGCTGATGGAG TTTACCTTCCGCCACATGCTACCAAACTTCAATGAGTGCTGGTGGGACAGTATCGTTCTCGATATTTTGATATGCAATTGGTTTG GCATTTGGGCCGGAATGCATACAGTCAGGTATTTTGATGGAAAAACATACGAGTGGGTTGGTATAAGTCGCCAACCTAATATTATGGGCAGg GTCAAACGAACATTGGGACAATTTACACCAGCACAATGGGACAAAGATGAATGGCATCCCTTGCTTGGTCCATGGCGATTTATCCAAGTTCTTAGTCTCTGTATTGTCTTCCTGATGGTAGAGCTTAACACATTCTTTTTGAAGTTTTGTCTTTGGGTTCCTCCTCGAAACCCGATGATAGTGTACAGGTTGATCTTGTGGTGGCTAATTGCGATACCTACAACACGTGAATACAATTCATATCTCCAAGACCG AAAACCCGTGAAAAAGGTTGGGGCATTTTGCTGGCTTTCCCTTGCTATTTGCATCGTAGAACTTCTCATTTGCATCAAGTTTGGACATG GTCTTTATCCTAAACCAATGCCTGTGTGGTTGGCCATCTTCTGGACATCTGTTGGAGTTGGCCTCGTAATATTCCTGATTATGTGGTCATGGAAAAGTTTGGGAAGGAAGAGACGATGA
- the LOC133704964 gene encoding origin of replication complex subunit 4-like isoform X1, giving the protein MGIENLAQKAQILIRSRLCNPNFIFKPLSDSPDSNYSKLKFIISSSIMEACNNSVLLLGPRGSGKVAVLELVLSDLLEEYPDTITVIRNDLFEMQIRLNGLLHSEDNSAFKEIARQLCMEHHLLFSKMASFDDNSQFMIAMLRECGLAHKTVIFALDEFDLFAQGKQRLLYSLLDAMQSVTSQAVVVGVSCRLDADQLLEKRVRSRFSHRKLLFLPPSKEDVQRLLEHILSLPMDSSLAHDYTAEFNEKLQSILADERFKEIISNYLNSNSTTNHLLRFLFIAISNMELKSGFLSLENFKDALSSIQRQPKQECIKDCSILELYILVCMKRLEIREQNSYNFSSVMKEYKSIHDSFPTSDYYAQNVCLRAFEHLLQRGLICFTDNRGHSQSIEFRQVKLVVSYAELQEGLKSYRSCPAILLKLIDR; this is encoded by the exons ATGGGAATCGAAAATCTAGCCCAGAAAGCACAAATTCTGATAAGGAGCAGACTCTGTAACCCTAATTTCATCTTCAAGCCTCTCTCTGATTCCCCTGACAGCAACTACAG TAAGTTGAAGTTTATAATATCGAGTTCGATCATGGAGGCTTGCAACAATTCTGTTCTGCTTCTTGGACCCCGTGGTTCTGGCAAAGTCGCG GTATTGGAGCTTGTTCTCAGCGACTTACTGGAGGAATATCCCGACACAATCACTGTC attcgcAATGACCTTTTTGAGATGCAGATCAGATTGAATGGGCTATTGCATAGTGAGGACAACTCTGCCTTCAAG GAAATTGCCAGACAACTATGTATGGAGCATCATTTGTTGTTCTCAAAAATG GCTTCTTTTGACGATAACTCCCAGTTTATGATAGCCATGTTAAG GGAGTGTGGATTAGCACATAAAACAGTTATTTTTGCACTTGATGAGTTTGACCTATTTGCCCAG GGGAAACAACGACTACTTTATAGCTTATTGGATGCGATGCAATCTGTAACATCTCAGGCTGTTGTTGTTGGTGTTAGTTGCCGATTG GATGCGGATCAGCTTTTGGAAAAAAGAGTGAGATCTCGGTTTTCTCATAGGAAGTTACTGTTTCTTCCTCCATCTAAGGAAGATGTACAAAG ATTGCTGGAGCACATCCTATCTTTGCCAATGGACTCAAGTCTTGCCCATGACTACACTGCTGAGTTCAATGAAAagcttcaa AGTATTTTAGCAGACGAGAGATTCAAAGAAATCATCAGCAATTATCTGAACTCCAATTCTACCACCAATCATTTATTGAGATTTCT ATTTATTGCCATCTCAAATATGGAATTGAAATCGGGGTTCTTGTCACTTGAGAACTTCAAAGATGCACTTTCGAGCATCCAAAGGCAACCAAAGCAGGAATGCATAAAAG ATTGCTCCATCTTGGAACTCTACATCCTTGTATGCATGAAAAGGTTGGAaattagagagcaaaattcttACAACTTCAGTTCAGTAATGAAAG AGTACAAAAGCATACATGATTCATTCCCGACATCTGATTATTATGCGCAAAATGTTTGCTTACGG GCATTTGAACACCTCCTTCAACGTGGGTTAATTTGTTTCACAGACAACAGAGGTCACAGTCAATCTATTGAATTCCGTCAAGTGAAGCTTGTGGTCTCGTATGCTGAACTACAAGAGGGGCTGAAATCGTATCGATCCTGTCCT GCCATTcttctaaaattaattgatcGCTGA